DNA from Osmerus mordax isolate fOsmMor3 chromosome 2, fOsmMor3.pri, whole genome shotgun sequence:
AACAGGGTTGATGTAATTTGGTGTATGCATCCTTCCCAGAATCACAGTGGATCATGTGAACGTGGAGAGACATTCGCACTGCCCCACATAGCTGATGAATCTCTCCCTCCTGAGGTATTTtgctggaggagaagagcatTGTGAATGGATGCTTTCATGAGATGaagatgacagacagagagatgatgtgtgTTCTTGGCCTGCTGCTCTCCTTCTCAAAGGCGCTCTTTACAAGGTATCTCTTCCGACAGACAAATCAGTCAAGGCCATAGAGAGGGAGATACCCTGCCAGTCTTTCCCAACTCTTTTTTTAAAAGAGGCCCTTTTTAGAGGAATATCATACGCTCAGTACAGTCCCTTTACTTTTCCATGCAATGCAGTGTCTAAAGTATCTCATGTTAACcaatgtgtgtgtcctcttcctcctcttgtctgCTTGTGTTGCTATGACAATGCAGCTGAAGTCCTCCGCCAGCCAGACTGCTTTGATAAGAACATCAGAGCTCTTTGACTCCTATCTGCTGCAGCCTAAATATAGCAGGTCATAGGTTGGTTAACATGAGGAAAGTGGAAGCTGCCTGTGTTccattctcttttctctctccctttttgtctttctctttcactctctttctctctctacagctatatttgtctctctctttcactctttctctcctctccatctctttctctctctgtttctctctcacgctGATTACAGGGCTTTAATCAGCTGCTGCTTCATTGAAGCGTTGTTGGGATCCATTGATGTGTTGTTTACTTTGTGTTCCATACAGTACAGTTATAGAGATTGGTTGGCTCCAGATGTTGGTTTGATCTTCATTTCATTGCCACTCACCAGGTGTGAACGTCTCTGTGTAGTTTACAGCTGAAGAGCACAGGCTTGGTGCCCATGATGACCTTGGCAACAACAGTAGTGAGAATGGTCAGTTTTCTCAATGAATCCATAGCCTTGTGTCTTGGATAACTCCTCCATGTTCTCAACAATCCCTCCTTTTCAGTGATGGGAAAATAGGGTCctagtgtgtgcgcatgtgtgtatctatctgtgtgcatgtgtgtgtgtgtgtgtgtgtgtgtgtgtgtgtgtgtgtgtgtgtgtgtgtgtgtgtgtgtgtgtgagtgtgtctctgcACCTTATCAGGCCCTCGGCCGCCAGCTGCACAGGCAGCTCCCAAGGGGAACTGTGATCTGTCCAGCAGCCCACCTGCTTCTAGCCGTGGTGCTAAGCCCTTGCTGACGGCCTTGACGGGCAAACCCTCGATAAGACACGACACACGATCCTTCTGATGCCTTTTGATGTGCGGCACCATGACAACGGATGGGGGGGACTCTTCACAGAAGGTCCTGGGTCTAGTCAAGCAGAGGGAGAAAGGTCTGGCTTGGTAGGAATTAGCACCATGTTCTGTCCGTTTTACTTTTCTAATCAAGTTTTCAAGGAAATGTCGGTTGAAATATTCCCACCACCGACAGTCAAACTAAGTTGACTAAATGATTGGTTTTAGTAAAGGAGACCACTGTTTCCTTCATAAGTGTTGGCACTTGGGAGTTTCCATTAGTGTGTGACTGGACTGCTAGACGGCAGTTGTTAAAGAGTTGAAAGCAGGATTCTGTCACTATGCGCAATATTACAAAGATAGAGGCTTCGCTGCTCCACCATCATTCCATCTGACTGTCAGGAGTAATTAAATGCTAGTCAGAAGACTTCTGGTGACAGAACTTATCACCAAATGACCTTCATGGAAAATATTAGACTCTTCTAAAACTTCACACTGCTATGTCAACTGTTATACTTGGCTGCCCCCTGATGATCACTCCAAGTACACCAGCAGTATTGCAGATGGTGAATATCTGTTCAACTTCTGATCGTGTGGAATGAATCTCTCTCCAGATATAAGTCAGTGCAAAACATAACGTTTTCTTTTTTAggttatgttttttttaagtataaaaagtatgaTGCATACAATATCAAACTGTTCATATAGGCATAGGCATATAGGCACACATAAGTGACACCAATATATTGCAGTGCCATCAACTAGCCACAGGGTGGAAGAGTGTATCTATTGAGAGGTGAAAGGCAGTGTAACCACAACAATGAATATTTATTTCCCTTTGTTTGGGTTTGTTAAAGGAACACCACTAGTTGagtttctgcctgcctgcctgcctgcctgcctgcctgcctgcctgcctgcctgcctgcctgcctgcctgcctgcctgcctgcctgcctgcctgcctgcctgtctgcctgtctgtctgtctgtctgtctgtctgcctgtctgtatgtccGTCTGTATGACCATCTGCCTGCCCGCCAAATATacattgatcaacatcaagcaACAAAATTAAAACTTGTTGTCTTTGAAAATTCCAAAGACCAATCATGATACATGACAGGGTACATGATAGCACATCCAATTTGTTTCAACCCACATATATGTCCTCTGTCAAAGGTTTCTGGACATTCCTCTGATCAGAACCATTTTAACAGACTTCCCTTCACTTTTCCTCTTGCTGTCCTCATTAACCCTTTGAGAGATGACAAAATATTGATCAATGCTTTGAGTGCGACACACGCTGACTCAAAGATGGGCCTTGTTACAGTAAGTCATTACAGTAAGAACAGCGATAAGCCAGTGAACAGCAACCTTAGCAAAACCCCTGACCTCAACATGAAGACCTCAAGATCAGTTTGCAGAACTTTATTTGGCCAATAATTTAATATTCAGTATTTGTGGCCACAACCATATTGAGGCGGACTTCCAGTCTTAGATCCAGGTCACGTTGTTTCGATTTTTACAAAATGGGTAGTATCCTTCTTCATCCATAACCATGTGACCTCTCTGTGTTGCACTAAAACATTCCTTCAACCTTGGCTACTCTAACCTACCTCTTATATAAAGATAATGATGTTAGGAACTTAGCATAATTATCTACTTTGGCATTTGACGTGGGATTGTCAGTCAAGTTTCAAATATACCACGCATGCACAGTGGAAACATTGCTCGATTAGAGGTTCCCTAAAGTCTGAACTCTCTTCTGTAATAGGATCAGCTATATAGGTCCTTTGAGTGCAGTCTTATTTTAACTTGGATTTACTAAATCAGCCCCAGTCACTCAGATTAATTGTCAGACAATTGGGGCAGATACTGCACATGCATTATGTTTACATTATATAGTTGTAACTATGCATTCAATAGAATGAACCTTTTAATATCTTTTTAGGTCTGTTTTCTAAACCATAATTGTTGGGTTTTTGGGCTATGGAGCACATTTTGAAATTTACTACAAAAAATATAACTTCAATACTTTACAATTGGAGTTATGGGAAAAGTCTTCAAATGTACAAACTGAGATTGGCTATATGTTAATGCTTCATCAATGCTGATGGCCTATCAACGAACAAATCGGAAATATATCAAATGATAACctcgaggggaggggggtgggtgaagAACTCTGATTTGGTCACTGATATTGCCTCTCATTGGCCTAAACAGTTGCCAGTCTTATCCAGTAAATCTAGGGGTTGGCTGTTTCCCTGGGTTACTAATCCACTTTACTGAATTACCTATATTGCTTTCACTTGTCGGAGAATCTGTGACCAAGAGAGAGGTTCTGTCTGTCCTCTTCTAACTGATTGTGCAGTCGCGGCGAGGCTGTGGTGCGTAAGAGCTGTGGAGTGTTGGTGTGCAAGCCTCCTGGAATTTCAACCCCCGACTTACATAACGCAGCATCCAATTTGTACCACTAAATGAATGGAGCAATACACTCAATGGAGCTAAATCTGTTGCTCTGAATTTGACCAAATCCCACCACAGTGAATATCTGGTGGACGAGGAATAGTCCTCAAGAAAAATCTAACTGTGGGGTGCCGATTCAACGTTGCCGGGATGGGGACAGTCCTTTCGTTTTCGCCAACAGCAAGTAAGGGCGCTGTGTTGGACGATGGAAATGGAATCAACAACAATGAGGGGACGGTCAAACGACAGTCCATGCTCGTCTCAGCTCTAGTATGGACGAAATCGGTTGCCGCATCGAGTAAGAAAAAAAGTGCCAAGAAAGTCAGCCCAGATCCCCCTGCGTCACAAGTCAGCAACAACCAAGTGGAACATCTTAATCAAGAAAATCATAAGAAATCACAACAGTCTGAGTCCGAACCCAAAGTTAAAGCACCGCTCGCTGTTCCGGTGCCAACGGTTCCCACCCAAAGCCTTCAACCCAGTCAGACAACTGCAGTAACTATCTTGTCCATCAAAAAGCAACCGAGCCGTTTGTCAGTCCTTTCACCCAGACGGGTAATCATCCAGGCATCGACTGGGGAGCTGTTACGTTGTCTGGGAGATTTTTTGTGCCGGAGATGTTACAAACTGAAAGAGCTCAGCAGTGGGGAGGTTGTCCTATGGTTTCGAAACGTAGACCGAACCCTGCTCATCCAAGGCTGGCAGGACCATGGGTTTATCACGCCAGCTAACCTGGTCTTCGTTTACCTGCTCTGCAAGGATATAGTAACCGAGGACATCGACAGCGCCTCCGAATTACACGGCACCTTCCTGAGCTGCCTCTACCTGGCCTACTCCTACATGGGCAACGAGATCTCCTACCCTCTCAAACCCTTCGTTATCGAAGCTAACGAAGACGTTTTTTGGGATACAGCACTGACCATAATTGATAAAATGAGTGCCAAAATGTTACAGTTAAATTCTGACCCGCActttttcactgaagtatttCAAGACCTTAAAGAGGAAGGAGATCGGGACAATAGCGTAGACCGTTAAATCGAGAAGTAATATAGCTTCTTTCAACACAAAATGTTAAAATGAATGTAAAGGGTACCCTAAATTGGAATCATTGACAAGAAATTGCCTCTTTATAATCACATTATATACTTGATCAGCAACCTACTGTCTAAAATCATTCAAACCTAAAGTGTTCAAATTGTCACGTCGTTTACGGGTATTTGGAGCCGTCGTTCAATTGAATACAGCAATAGCCTATTatactgggtgtgtgtttgtgtgtttgtgtgtgtgtgtgaaggtgggcACAGGCTATAAGAAAACGATGGAAAAACACAATTCTGGA
Protein-coding regions in this window:
- the cdk5r2b gene encoding cyclin-dependent kinase 5 activator 2b → MGTVLSFSPTASKGAVLDDGNGINNNEGTVKRQSMLVSALVWTKSVAASSKKKSAKKVSPDPPASQVSNNQVEHLNQENHKKSQQSESEPKVKAPLAVPVPTVPTQSLQPSQTTAVTILSIKKQPSRLSVLSPRRVIIQASTGELLRCLGDFLCRRCYKLKELSSGEVVLWFRNVDRTLLIQGWQDHGFITPANLVFVYLLCKDIVTEDIDSASELHGTFLSCLYLAYSYMGNEISYPLKPFVIEANEDVFWDTALTIIDKMSAKMLQLNSDPHFFTEVFQDLKEEGDRDNSVDR